Proteins encoded by one window of Ulvibacter sp. MAR_2010_11:
- a CDS encoding lipopolysaccharide assembly protein LapB, with amino-acid sequence MKKKGILLLATLTLTFGVSVFAQAPDDCNITLSLFAEPAKAKNYEAALPHYQKVITDCPKFSLATYQYAERMFKYFIDKGDKSKVEDLIKSYQLRMANFPTKTKEGDVLADIAQVKFDNDLGTKMEQFNAFDLAYKKDAENFISPKSLYTYFSLAVDLYNDGQKDLQEVFDLYDVVYNKIEKEESDLAAELTKLLDKQESGATLTSRETRNLSAYETNLNAYGKVKGSVDGKLGQLADCPNLVPLYTKDFEAKKTDIDWVKRAAGRLSAKDCDDPLFFKLVQELHKLEPSAKSAYYLGKLAEKDGNASQALDYFNQAAQLETNPSDKARVYYSIAENFRKKGSSGQARTYYMKMVEAKPSAGIAYLKIANMYAASANNCGTTTFEKRAIYWKAAEMADKAARVDGSIAGSANATSASYRGLAPQKTDIFSEGMAGKTISFNCWVGGSVRVPNL; translated from the coding sequence ATGAAAAAGAAAGGAATCTTATTATTAGCAACATTAACACTCACTTTTGGAGTTTCAGTATTTGCACAGGCTCCGGATGATTGCAATATAACATTGTCCTTATTTGCCGAACCGGCCAAAGCAAAAAATTATGAGGCAGCATTACCTCATTATCAAAAAGTAATCACCGACTGTCCAAAATTCAGCCTGGCAACTTATCAGTATGCCGAAAGAATGTTTAAATACTTTATCGACAAAGGAGATAAAAGTAAGGTGGAAGATTTAATTAAATCTTACCAACTGCGTATGGCAAATTTCCCAACTAAAACAAAAGAAGGGGATGTTCTGGCCGATATTGCACAGGTGAAGTTCGATAACGATCTTGGCACCAAAATGGAGCAATTCAACGCATTCGATTTGGCCTACAAAAAAGACGCGGAAAACTTTATCAGTCCAAAGAGTTTGTATACCTATTTCTCTTTGGCGGTAGATTTATACAACGACGGTCAAAAAGACCTTCAGGAAGTATTTGATCTATACGATGTAGTTTACAACAAAATAGAAAAAGAAGAGAGCGACCTGGCAGCCGAACTTACCAAATTATTGGATAAGCAGGAATCGGGCGCAACGCTTACCTCAAGAGAAACCAGGAATTTAAGTGCTTACGAGACAAACCTGAATGCCTATGGAAAGGTAAAAGGAAGTGTTGATGGTAAATTGGGTCAGTTGGCAGATTGCCCTAACCTTGTTCCTTTGTATACAAAAGATTTTGAAGCCAAGAAAACCGATATTGATTGGGTGAAACGTGCAGCCGGACGATTAAGTGCCAAAGATTGTGACGATCCGTTGTTCTTTAAATTGGTACAAGAATTACACAAATTAGAGCCTTCCGCTAAGTCTGCTTACTATTTGGGTAAATTGGCCGAAAAGGATGGAAACGCTAGTCAGGCCCTGGATTATTTTAATCAGGCAGCTCAATTGGAAACCAATCCTAGTGATAAGGCAAGAGTATATTATAGTATTGCAGAGAACTTCCGTAAAAAAGGAAGCAGCGGTCAAGCCAGAACTTATTATATGAAAATGGTAGAAGCCAAGCCTTCGGCAGGTATTGCTTATCTTAAGATAGCAAATATGTATGCTGCAAGTGCAAACAATTGTGGTACTACAACTTTCGAAAAGAGAGCTATCTATTGGAAAGCCGCCGAAATGGCCGATAAAGCCGCTCGAGTGGACGGATCAATTGCAGGTTCGGCAAATGCTACTTCAGCAAGCTATAGAGGACTTGCACCTCAAAAAACCGATATCTTCAGTGAAGGAATGGCAGGAAAAACCATCTCTTTCAATTGTTGGGTTGGCGGAAGCGTACGAGTGCCTAACTTATAA
- a CDS encoding type III pantothenate kinase: MNLVIDVGNTLLKFAIFKNDAIQLKKTCLKKDFLETLTEALDSFPDVHNCIVSTVANLSEHQLLKLQQRVPVFELTHSAKIPFSNLYRTPTTLGVDRIALVSAAAKLFQNSNVLVVDAGSCITYDFLSENKEYLGGAISPGIEMRYKALNTFTEKLPLLDVSSPKKLIGNSTATAIHSGVVRGVLYEIDGFIEAYSENYSDLTIILTGGDAHFLRDSLKNGIFANSNFLLEGLNYILELNKD, encoded by the coding sequence ATGAATTTAGTTATAGATGTAGGGAACACCTTATTGAAGTTTGCCATTTTCAAAAATGATGCGATTCAATTAAAAAAAACGTGTTTAAAAAAGGACTTTCTGGAAACCCTCACCGAAGCATTAGACAGCTTCCCCGATGTCCACAATTGCATCGTTTCTACAGTTGCGAATCTTTCGGAACACCAATTGTTGAAATTACAACAACGCGTTCCGGTTTTTGAACTCACCCATTCGGCAAAAATTCCTTTTTCAAATTTATATCGTACGCCAACTACGTTGGGCGTAGACCGAATTGCGCTGGTAAGTGCTGCTGCAAAATTATTCCAAAATAGCAATGTGTTGGTGGTAGATGCAGGTAGCTGTATTACCTACGATTTTCTTTCAGAAAATAAAGAATATCTGGGAGGTGCGATATCACCGGGAATTGAAATGAGATACAAAGCTCTAAATACGTTTACTGAAAAACTCCCGTTATTGGATGTTAGTTCTCCTAAAAAATTGATTGGTAATTCGACGGCAACCGCCATCCATTCAGGCGTTGTGCGAGGAGTTTTGTACGAAATTGACGGTTTTATTGAGGCGTATTCTGAAAATTATAGCGATTTAACAATTATTTTAACAGGAGGAGACGCTCATTTTTTGCGAGATAGCTTAAAAAATGGCATCTTTGCCAACTCAAATTTTTTATTGGAGGGCTTGAATTATATATTAGAACTTAACAAAGATTAA
- a CDS encoding DUF481 domain-containing protein: MRYLLLTLFLCFSLNIHAQVLNAESLRKVTDTSGFSGSAGLNFALKRNTNDFLTISSNIHVQYKMHEHLVLFKNDVEFQKIEGEKLENNGISHLRYNYRFHPRIAWEVFVQGQYNKVSLIDFRGLVGTGPRFKLSTSEKYKFYLGTLIMYEHEELADGITPIQRDFRGSAYLSFSLYPTETISFNSTTYYQPKLSKFSDYRVSNQSSLTISLFKNFAFSTTYTFLFDQAPAVGIPNSQYDFTTGVAYFFD, encoded by the coding sequence ATGAGATATCTTCTTCTCACTCTCTTTCTATGCTTCTCACTTAATATACACGCTCAGGTTCTCAATGCCGAATCACTTCGGAAAGTGACCGATACCAGCGGCTTTTCCGGATCGGCCGGACTAAATTTTGCACTCAAACGCAATACCAACGACTTCCTTACTATCTCCAGTAATATTCACGTTCAGTACAAGATGCACGAACATCTGGTACTTTTCAAAAACGATGTGGAATTTCAAAAAATTGAAGGAGAAAAACTGGAGAATAACGGGATTTCCCACCTCCGTTACAACTATCGATTTCACCCGCGTATCGCATGGGAAGTCTTTGTACAAGGACAATACAACAAGGTATCCTTAATCGATTTTAGAGGTCTGGTGGGAACAGGACCCAGATTTAAACTCTCCACCTCCGAAAAATATAAATTCTATCTCGGCACTCTTATCATGTATGAACACGAAGAACTGGCCGATGGCATTACGCCCATTCAAAGAGATTTTAGAGGCAGCGCCTACCTCTCTTTCAGTCTGTATCCTACCGAAACCATTAGCTTCAATAGCACTACCTATTATCAGCCAAAATTGTCAAAATTTAGTGATTACCGGGTTTCCAATCAGTCGTCCTTAACCATCTCCTTGTTCAAAAACTTTGCCTTTTCAACTACATATACTTTTCTATTCGACCAAGCGCCGGCAGTAGGTATTCCTAATTCACAATACGATTTTACCACAGGAGTAGCCTATTTCTTCGACTAA
- a CDS encoding arsenosugar biosynthesis-associated peroxidase-like protein: protein MAGNNYYDPADLRKFGNITEWGEELGAKFFDYYTKVFEEGALTAREKSLIALAVAHTEMCPYCIDAYTKDGLQRGITKEEMMEAVHVGAAIKSGASLVHGVMMMNKVNKLDG from the coding sequence ATGGCAGGAAACAACTACTACGACCCGGCAGATCTCAGAAAATTTGGTAACATCACCGAATGGGGAGAAGAATTGGGTGCAAAATTTTTCGATTACTATACAAAGGTATTCGAAGAAGGGGCCTTGACAGCACGCGAAAAGTCGCTAATTGCGCTGGCCGTTGCCCACACCGAAATGTGTCCCTATTGTATCGATGCTTATACCAAAGACGGACTGCAACGCGGTATCACCAAAGAAGAAATGATGGAGGCTGTGCACGTGGGCGCTGCCATAAAAAGTGGTGCTTCCCTGGTTCATGGAGTGATGATGATGAATAAAGTAAACAAACTGGACGGATAA
- the arsS gene encoding arsenosugar biosynthesis radical SAM (seleno)protein ArsS (Some members of this family are selenoproteins.) → MSKLKTQSLHKRESELAEAKRQLEILSNGIFQSGGLPTFAQKIKETHQFPLRPKKLEILQINVGYMCNQVCEHCHVDAGPDRTEIMTRETMEQCLEVIKNTGAHTLDLTGGAPEMNPNFRWFVDEASKAGIKDFIVRSNLTIIRANKKYYDLPQFFKEHNVHVVSSMPHWTRGKTDKQRGDGVFDKSIKALQELNAIGYGMPNSDLRLDLVYNPSGAFLPGDQASMEKDFKKALMDDFGVQFHNLFAITNLPISRFLDYLIASENYEDYMYQLVDAYNPKAVTNVMCTNTISISWDGFLYDCDFNQMLGLQVASKVKHINDYNEDLLNNRNIVTSQHCYGCTAGAGSSCQGAVAE, encoded by the coding sequence ATGTCGAAACTAAAAACCCAATCCCTACACAAACGAGAAAGTGAGCTCGCTGAAGCCAAAAGACAACTGGAAATATTGTCCAATGGTATTTTTCAAAGTGGCGGCCTACCAACCTTTGCGCAAAAAATAAAAGAAACACATCAGTTTCCGCTTCGCCCCAAAAAACTGGAAATCCTTCAAATTAATGTCGGTTATATGTGCAATCAGGTGTGCGAACACTGCCACGTAGATGCCGGCCCGGATCGTACCGAAATTATGACCCGTGAGACCATGGAACAATGTCTGGAAGTTATAAAAAATACCGGCGCACATACCCTGGATCTTACCGGCGGTGCCCCCGAAATGAATCCGAATTTCCGTTGGTTTGTCGATGAGGCCAGTAAGGCCGGAATCAAGGACTTTATTGTAAGAAGTAATCTTACCATCATTCGCGCCAACAAAAAATACTACGACCTGCCACAATTTTTTAAAGAACACAATGTGCACGTGGTAAGCTCTATGCCCCACTGGACACGCGGTAAAACCGACAAACAACGTGGCGATGGTGTTTTCGACAAGTCTATAAAAGCCCTACAAGAATTAAACGCAATTGGTTACGGAATGCCAAACAGTGACCTGCGTCTCGATTTGGTCTATAACCCCAGTGGTGCTTTCTTACCGGGAGATCAGGCGAGTATGGAAAAGGATTTCAAAAAGGCCTTAATGGACGATTTTGGAGTACAGTTTCACAATTTGTTTGCCATTACCAATTTGCCAATTTCACGTTTTCTGGACTATTTAATTGCTTCCGAGAATTACGAAGACTATATGTATCAATTGGTAGATGCGTACAATCCCAAGGCAGTGACCAACGTCATGTGTACCAATACCATTTCAATTAGCTGGGATGGCTTTTTATACGACTGCGATTTCAATCAGATGCTGGGATTGCAAGTAGCCAGCAAGGTAAAGCACATTAACGACTACAACGAGGATTTACTGAACAACCGAAACATTGTGACCTCCCAGCATTGTTACGGATGCACGGCCGGTGCCGGCAGTAGCTGTCAGGGAGCGGTAGCTGAATAA
- a CDS encoding rhodanese-like domain-containing protein, with amino-acid sequence MKNTLLIFGFLVTTSLFAQESIDNLLKVFNTHSIPYISVEELRRLQLHEPVVILDAREKEEYEVSHIASAKYIGFTEFASEVISKEITNKNTPLVVYCSLGIRSEEIGEKLKKAGFTNVKNLYGGVFKWKNKGYPVIDSTGNKTERVHAYSILWGKWLTKAEKVY; translated from the coding sequence ATGAAAAACACCTTGCTCATATTCGGCTTTTTAGTAACAACTTCCTTGTTTGCACAAGAGTCGATTGACAATCTGCTTAAAGTTTTCAATACACACAGTATTCCGTATATTTCGGTAGAAGAGTTGCGCCGTTTACAGCTGCATGAACCGGTAGTAATTCTGGATGCCCGAGAAAAAGAAGAATATGAGGTGAGTCATATCGCTTCAGCAAAATACATAGGTTTTACGGAGTTTGCTTCGGAAGTGATTTCAAAAGAAATTACGAATAAAAATACACCTTTGGTGGTCTATTGTTCCCTCGGAATTCGTTCAGAAGAAATTGGCGAAAAACTGAAAAAAGCAGGTTTTACCAATGTAAAGAATTTATATGGGGGAGTTTTTAAGTGGAAAAATAAAGGCTATCCTGTTATAGATTCTACAGGAAACAAAACCGAAAGAGTACACGCGTATTCCATCCTATGGGGAAAATGGCTTACCAAAGCCGAAAAAGTTTACTAA
- a CDS encoding TIGR04282 family arsenosugar biosynthesis glycosyltransferase has protein sequence MAVLTKKDTAGGAEFAKDFHFPASKKALIIFTRNPELGKCKTRLAATIGDEKALKIYNFLLAHTVAITKPVSADKFVFYSEQIWKDDCWDSEIFRKKLQEGTDLGERMQNAFSEIFTMGYEQAIIIGSDMYDIDSTHLEKAFTALKMHDFVIGPATDGGYYLLGMRHVKPELFSNKQWGTNSVLDSTLTDLKNESLYKLPLRNDVDIYEDIKDNPVFQQLLNQTEQTI, from the coding sequence ATGGCAGTTTTAACGAAGAAAGACACGGCAGGAGGTGCGGAATTTGCGAAAGATTTTCATTTTCCTGCGTCCAAAAAAGCCCTGATTATCTTTACCCGAAATCCCGAATTGGGGAAATGCAAAACACGACTTGCCGCAACTATTGGCGACGAAAAAGCCTTAAAAATATACAACTTCCTACTCGCTCATACCGTTGCGATTACCAAACCGGTTTCGGCAGATAAATTTGTGTTTTATTCCGAACAAATCTGGAAAGACGACTGTTGGGATTCTGAAATTTTCAGAAAGAAATTACAGGAAGGGACCGATTTAGGGGAACGAATGCAAAATGCGTTTTCCGAAATTTTCACCATGGGCTACGAACAAGCCATTATTATTGGAAGCGACATGTACGATATAGATTCAACCCATTTGGAAAAGGCGTTTACAGCACTAAAAATGCATGATTTTGTGATTGGCCCTGCAACCGACGGCGGCTACTACCTTTTGGGAATGCGGCATGTGAAACCTGAACTTTTCAGCAACAAACAATGGGGAACAAATTCGGTATTAGACAGTACCTTGACCGACTTGAAAAATGAATCCCTATATAAACTGCCTCTTAGAAACGATGTAGATATATATGAGGACATAAAGGATAATCCGGTATTTCAACAACTTTTAAACCAAACTGAACAAACAATTTAA
- a CDS encoding purine-nucleoside phosphorylase: protein MNKFLEQSVAYLQQRGFEAPEVGIILGTGLGQIIDTIEIESEVSYNHIPNFPTATVEFHKGKLIYGTLSGKKVIVMQGRFHLYEGYSLLDVTFPVRVMHLLGVKKLLVSNASGAINLDFKKGEIMLIDDHINLQGGSPLAFHGVDKMGERFVDMSAPYDAAMNSKLEAIAKSNNITLHKGVYASVVGPQLETRAEYRYLKTIGADAVGMSTVPEIIVANHLGLPVSALSVLTDECDPDNLKPVDINEIIAMAGKAEPNMITLFTELLKQL from the coding sequence ATGAACAAATTTCTTGAACAATCGGTAGCCTATTTGCAACAACGCGGTTTTGAAGCCCCGGAAGTTGGTATAATTTTAGGCACCGGACTTGGACAAATAATCGATACGATTGAAATAGAAAGCGAAGTAAGCTACAATCACATTCCCAACTTTCCAACCGCCACGGTTGAGTTTCACAAAGGCAAGTTAATCTACGGAACGCTCTCAGGAAAGAAAGTAATTGTAATGCAAGGTCGTTTTCACCTGTACGAGGGGTATAGCCTCCTGGATGTTACTTTTCCGGTACGAGTCATGCATCTGCTAGGTGTAAAAAAATTATTGGTCAGCAATGCTTCCGGAGCAATAAACCTCGATTTCAAAAAAGGGGAGATCATGTTGATCGACGATCATATAAATCTGCAAGGGGGTTCTCCCCTCGCCTTTCATGGGGTCGATAAAATGGGCGAACGTTTTGTGGATATGAGCGCCCCTTACGATGCCGCAATGAACTCGAAATTGGAAGCCATTGCAAAATCGAACAACATCACTTTACACAAAGGAGTATATGCAAGCGTAGTGGGACCACAGCTGGAAACCCGTGCCGAATATCGTTATTTAAAAACTATCGGTGCCGACGCCGTTGGCATGAGTACTGTTCCCGAAATTATAGTCGCCAATCATTTGGGACTCCCGGTGTCAGCCTTATCGGTTTTAACCGACGAATGTGATCCGGACAATTTAAAACCCGTAGACATCAACGAAATTATAGCCATGGCCGGAAAAGCCGAACCCAATATGATTACCTTGTTTACCGAATTACTAAAACAATTATAA
- the arsM gene encoding arsenosugar biosynthesis arsenite methyltransferase ArsM: protein MSYLDTTHDLYKEAALTPDVGLCCTTNPVWELPGLKIPRIMQEMNYGCGSTVHARDLTNNPRTLYVGVGGGMELLQFAYFNRQKGGVVGVDVVDEMLEASRKNFKEAEAGNPWFKSEFVELKKGDALHLPVEDNTIDVAAQNCLFNIFKAEDLKRAIEEMYRVLKPHGRLVMSDPTCEQPMNDTLRNDARLRALCLSGSIPIADYVKALTDVGFGTIEIRARKPYRILDPKNYPTDELIYIESIEVAAIKDPMPEDGPCVFTGKAAIYFGDQDYLDDKKGHILLKNQPLAICDKTAAALKSLGRDDIYFSESTFHYDGGGCC, encoded by the coding sequence ATGAGCTACCTGGATACTACCCACGACCTATATAAAGAAGCAGCACTCACCCCCGATGTAGGACTTTGCTGTACTACTAACCCTGTTTGGGAATTACCCGGATTAAAAATACCCAGAATCATGCAGGAAATGAATTACGGCTGCGGAAGTACCGTACATGCTCGCGATTTAACCAATAACCCCAGAACTTTGTACGTGGGTGTTGGCGGCGGAATGGAATTGCTGCAGTTTGCGTATTTCAACAGGCAAAAAGGCGGTGTGGTTGGTGTAGATGTGGTTGACGAAATGCTGGAAGCCTCCCGAAAAAATTTCAAAGAAGCCGAAGCGGGAAATCCATGGTTTAAAAGTGAATTTGTGGAACTTAAAAAAGGCGATGCCTTACATCTTCCTGTTGAAGATAATACCATAGACGTGGCGGCTCAAAATTGTTTGTTTAATATTTTTAAAGCCGAAGATTTAAAACGTGCCATCGAAGAAATGTATCGTGTGTTGAAACCTCACGGCCGATTGGTAATGAGCGATCCTACCTGTGAACAGCCTATGAATGACACCTTGCGAAACGATGCCCGACTACGTGCCTTATGTCTTAGCGGAAGCATTCCCATAGCCGATTATGTAAAAGCCCTAACCGATGTAGGATTCGGGACCATCGAAATAAGAGCCCGAAAACCTTACCGTATTCTCGACCCCAAAAACTATCCAACCGACGAGCTTATTTACATAGAATCAATTGAAGTAGCCGCCATTAAAGATCCCATGCCCGAAGACGGCCCCTGTGTGTTTACCGGAAAAGCTGCTATCTATTTCGGTGACCAGGATTACCTAGATGATAAAAAAGGGCATATTTTATTGAAAAATCAGCCGTTGGCTATTTGTGATAAAACTGCAGCAGCCTTGAAAAGCTTAGGACGAGATGATATTTACTTCAGCGAATCTACCTTCCATTACGACGGAGGAGGATGCTGTTAA
- a CDS encoding inorganic phosphate transporter, whose translation MILVLLFIAACFLAFSNGANDNFKGVATLFGSGTTNYKKAIGWATITTFGGSVAAIFLAGALVKNFSGKGLVPDTLIQNPIFAISIALGAAITVFLATKIGMPISTTHGLVGALFGAGFMAIGADFNFSKLGNTFLIPLVLSPLMAAVLSFILYIIFRKARKNLGITKKSCVCVSEKQAALQLANSNDKMDDFTTIEVSTCKKDCSETYKGRILGLTSQSVLDSLHFLSAGVVSFARGLNDTPKIVGLLVIIDAMDIKWGMIAVAITMAIGGLVNAKKVGVTMSKKITPMNHGQGFTANMITGILVTTASVHGLPVSTTHVSVGSIFGIGTVTKKADVKMVSKILLSWLLTLPIAAIISGLIFKLLESAL comes from the coding sequence ATGATTTTAGTGCTACTTTTTATTGCTGCTTGCTTCCTGGCCTTTAGTAATGGAGCAAACGACAATTTTAAAGGAGTAGCTACTCTGTTTGGCAGTGGAACGACCAACTACAAAAAAGCAATCGGCTGGGCTACCATCACCACTTTTGGAGGATCGGTGGCAGCCATATTTTTAGCGGGAGCACTGGTAAAGAACTTTTCAGGAAAAGGATTGGTGCCCGATACGCTAATACAAAATCCAATATTTGCCATATCTATTGCATTGGGAGCAGCGATCACAGTATTTTTAGCCACAAAAATAGGAATGCCAATTTCTACTACACACGGACTTGTTGGTGCTTTGTTTGGAGCAGGTTTTATGGCGATTGGCGCCGATTTCAATTTTTCGAAACTGGGAAACACCTTTTTAATTCCGCTTGTTTTGAGTCCGTTAATGGCGGCCGTCTTGAGCTTTATCCTCTATATTATTTTCAGAAAGGCTCGCAAAAACCTGGGAATTACCAAGAAAAGTTGTGTTTGTGTTTCTGAAAAACAAGCCGCTTTACAACTTGCAAATTCGAATGACAAAATGGACGATTTTACCACTATTGAAGTTTCCACCTGTAAAAAGGATTGTTCCGAAACCTATAAAGGTCGAATTTTAGGACTTACCTCCCAATCGGTTTTGGACAGCCTGCATTTTTTAAGTGCAGGAGTTGTTAGTTTTGCCAGAGGCTTGAACGACACCCCAAAAATTGTAGGTCTTTTGGTGATAATTGATGCCATGGATATTAAATGGGGTATGATAGCCGTTGCTATTACCATGGCAATTGGTGGACTGGTCAATGCCAAAAAAGTGGGCGTTACTATGAGCAAGAAAATTACACCTATGAATCACGGTCAGGGATTTACGGCAAATATGATCACGGGGATTTTGGTTACCACCGCCAGTGTGCATGGACTCCCGGTTTCAACAACCCATGTTTCGGTGGGATCCATTTTTGGAATTGGAACGGTTACCAAGAAGGCCGATGTAAAAATGGTTTCAAAAATTTTACTCTCATGGCTGCTCACCTTGCCCATTGCGGCCATTATAAGTGGCTTGATTTTTAAATTGCTCGAGAGTGCGCTGTAA
- a CDS encoding sterol desaturase family protein: MEKYLDIFRESYAGYFRYLLDEITRFHWENYFYGLIAVSLGVWILELLFPWRKNQKVFRKDFWLDTFYMFFNFFLLNLIVLIFLSNTAEALFNDFLGVVGLQISNFELFNANALPYGVGLLIFFVVSDFVQWNTHRLLHRVPFLWNFHKVHHSVKEMGFAAHLRYHWMEPVVYKSLLYIPIAIIGGFNIEDVAIVHFFALTVGHLNHANLGWDYGPLRYIFNNPKMHIWHHAKVLPKHTQYGVNYGLTLSLWDYLFKTNHVPHDGRDIELGFSGDETFPKDFITQELYPLKTKK, translated from the coding sequence ATGGAAAAATACCTCGACATTTTCAGGGAGTCTTATGCAGGATATTTTCGGTATCTACTGGATGAAATTACCCGTTTTCACTGGGAAAATTATTTTTACGGACTCATTGCCGTGTCGCTGGGAGTTTGGATATTGGAATTACTGTTCCCCTGGCGGAAAAACCAAAAGGTCTTCCGAAAGGATTTTTGGCTGGATACCTTTTATATGTTTTTTAATTTTTTTCTGCTGAATCTCATCGTACTTATTTTTCTTTCCAATACTGCCGAAGCACTATTCAACGATTTTCTTGGGGTAGTAGGATTGCAAATTTCTAACTTCGAACTGTTTAATGCCAATGCACTTCCCTATGGGGTTGGTCTGCTTATTTTCTTTGTGGTTTCAGACTTTGTGCAGTGGAACACCCATAGATTATTACACCGCGTTCCATTTTTATGGAATTTTCACAAGGTGCATCATTCAGTTAAGGAAATGGGCTTTGCGGCTCATCTTAGGTATCACTGGATGGAACCCGTAGTGTATAAATCGCTATTGTACATTCCAATTGCGATTATCGGGGGATTCAATATTGAAGATGTAGCCATTGTTCACTTTTTCGCACTTACGGTTGGACATTTAAATCATGCCAATCTGGGTTGGGACTACGGTCCCTTGCGTTATATTTTCAACAATCCGAAGATGCATATTTGGCATCACGCCAAAGTTTTGCCAAAACATACCCAATACGGTGTTAACTACGGTCTTACTCTAAGTCTTTGGGATTATCTTTTTAAAACGAATCACGTTCCTCATGACGGTCGGGATATAGAATTGGGTTTTTCAGGAGATGAAACCTTTCCAAAGGATTTTATTACGCAGGAATTATACCCCTTAAAAACCAAAAAGTAA
- a CDS encoding DUF547 domain-containing protein, whose product MNYLKFGLTLFFFTFLLQSCNLFSAAGLSSQGQPTKEVEGKLTSTTANSAVNVNHKQWDALLKKHVNSDGLVDYKGFQKDRAALTGYLQMLSKQEPNDDWSVQELLAYYINAYNAYTVNAILDNYPVKSIKDISGVWTKGSVPIGDNNLSLGGIENGILRKMNEPRIHFAINCASISCPKLLNEAFVASKINEQLDRATKEFINSDKNDLNTNNPKLSSIFDWYQKDFEVNGKQDVIGYVNRFSKTQIAKSATIQYKEYDWNLNEQK is encoded by the coding sequence ATGAACTATTTAAAATTTGGCCTAACTCTTTTCTTCTTTACCTTTTTATTACAAAGCTGTAATCTTTTTTCGGCTGCAGGCTTGAGCAGTCAGGGGCAACCTACTAAAGAGGTTGAAGGAAAACTTACCTCAACTACGGCAAATTCGGCTGTAAATGTGAACCATAAACAATGGGATGCCCTGTTAAAAAAACACGTTAATAGTGATGGTCTGGTAGATTACAAAGGTTTTCAGAAAGACAGAGCCGCGCTAACGGGATATTTGCAAATGCTGTCTAAGCAAGAACCAAACGATGACTGGAGTGTGCAAGAATTGCTCGCCTATTACATTAATGCCTATAACGCCTATACGGTAAATGCTATTTTGGACAATTATCCGGTAAAAAGCATTAAAGATATAAGTGGAGTCTGGACCAAGGGTTCGGTGCCAATTGGTGACAACAATCTCTCTTTAGGGGGAATTGAAAATGGTATCCTTCGGAAAATGAACGAGCCGAGAATTCATTTTGCTATTAATTGTGCATCCATTTCTTGTCCTAAATTGCTTAACGAAGCCTTTGTCGCTTCAAAAATCAATGAACAATTAGACAGAGCTACTAAAGAATTTATCAATAGCGATAAAAATGACCTCAATACCAATAATCCTAAATTGTCTTCTATTTTTGATTGGTATCAAAAAGACTTTGAAGTAAATGGCAAACAAGACGTTATTGGATATGTGAATCGGTTTAGTAAGACTCAAATAGCCAAGAGTGCAACCATCCAATACAAAGAATACGATTGGAATCTCAATGAACAAAAATAG